The following proteins are encoded in a genomic region of Phragmites australis chromosome 9, lpPhrAust1.1, whole genome shotgun sequence:
- the LOC133928912 gene encoding protein ROLLING AND ERECT LEAF 2-like, which produces MGCRSSRLDAEDVSPAAALCRERRDLLRVAAERRAQLAAAHVAYFHALPRVADALARFASHHHAATPSGSPVLTLPPSDPDEPKKPSGSGSASTTPHTDSGHSHIHFHSDDASDSDPDSPDTCAAPGGCGGGHGEISPPTLIFRSGVPLSDHGHGEPQERQVHQPGADMPEMPWEYASDNPYPSFRNATFQDGTFPSYYYMKASSTPANTVYQEPYSYGNFATNASYTGYNYGYNNPMYGVPGPLEGDRPVEGNSREAAAPALPPPMPMPETSPWDFFNPFDSYEQELPQYKGKGYDSNGSFTSSPNSSELRAREGIPELEEETELESMRESVKARKAVESTASNRIDNVDVSAKAKVSMEHKECEIESVDSASVPESGEESVCSCDRDHDNARTGRPVPVGDDQGKVKKVSLEEHSSMVVGEDVRSPESTGTRDVAEVVEEIKEQFNSVAACGEDVARILEVGRMRHRSQNRILRLIFSRMMGAFTVLFSSISESPVKNVEQSAISASKRNQNSSKRIDFSGDIELNTLSATMDRLYVWEKRLHKEIMEEERLRITYDKEWKRLKELDASGAEPYKIDTTRASIRTLLTRINIAIRSAKVISRQIHILRDDELHPHLVKLIQGLVRMWKFILECHRKQFHTILETKSHILIPKNGPERSTSKVTLELEMELLNWCSCFRNWILSQKAYIETLNGWLIKWLPQEKEETLDGIVPFSPGKLGAPAVFITANDWCQAMKRISEGTVVDTMEAFAVNVHILWERQDEEQKQKLKADYLSRDFAKRLKSLQKEHGLQGYFEADKTVLPIADKGRAVDNSMVALGTLHKRLDEQRARHEETVKQIREASATDLKAGLAPIFEALESFTQETLRGYENVRIPTESGGA; this is translated from the exons ATGGGGTGCCGGAGCTCGCGGCTGGACGCAGAGGACGTGTCCCCTGCCGCCGCGCTCTGCCGGGAGCGCCGCGACCTGCTGCGCGTGGCGGCTGAGCGCCGCGCGCAGCTCGCGGCGGCACACGTCGCCTACTTCCACGCGCTACCGCGCGTCGCCGACGCGCTCGCGCGGTTCGCGAGCCACCACCACGCCGCCACGCCGTCGGGGTCGCCCGTGCTCACGCTGCCGCCCTCCGACCCCGACGAGCCCAAGAAGCCGAGCGGCTCCGGCTCCGCCTCCACCACCCCGCACACCGACTCCGGGCACTCCCACATCCACTTCCACTCCGACGACGCCTCGGACTCCGATCCCGATTCCCCCGACACCTGCGCCGCCCCCggaggctgcggcggcggccacggcgAGATCTCTCCGCCGACCCTTATCTTTCGTTCAGGCGTTCCCCTCTCCGACCACGGCCACGGCGAGCCCCAAGAACGCCAAGTCCATCAGCCGGGAGCAGACATGCCGGAGATGCCGTGGGAGTACGCTTCCGACAACCCCTATCCTTCGTTCCGAAATGCCACATTCCAAGATGGCACATTTCCCAGTTACTACTACATGAAGGCCAGCTCGACGCCGGCGAACACGGTGTACCAAGAACCGTACAGTTACGGCAACTTCGCCACCAATGCGTCCTACACGGGGTACAACTATGGATACAACAACCCAATGTACGGTGTTCCGGGCCCGCTGGAGGGAGACCGGCCGGTGGAGGGTAATAGCCGCGAAGCGGCTGCTCCGGCGCTACCACCGCCAATGCCAATGCCGGAGACGTCGCCATGGGACTTCTTTAACCCGTTCGATTCCTACGAGCAGGAGCTTCCGCAGTACAAGGGGAAAGGGTACGATTCCAATGGCTCCTTCACGAGCAGCCCCAACTCGAGTGAGTTGAGGGCAAGGGAGGGGATCCCGGAGCTCGAGGAGGAGACGGAGCTGGAGTCGATGAGGGAGTCGGTGAAGGCGAGGAAGGCGGTGGAGAGCACTGCATCGAACCGGATTGACAATGTGGATGTCAGTGCCAAGGCGAAGGTGTCAATGGAGCACAAGGAGTGCGAGATTGAGAGTGTGGATAGTGCTTCCGTTCCTGAGTCGGGGGAGGAGAGCGTGTGTAGTTGTGACCGTGACCATGACAATGCTAGAACAGGAAGGCCTGTGCCAGTAGGCGATGATCAAGGGAAGGTGAAGAAGGTGAGCTTGGAGGAGCACTCATCCATGGTAGTTGGTGAGGATGTGCGGTCACCGGAGAGCACTGGAACAAGAGATGTTGCTGAGGTTGTTGAGGAGATAAAGGAGCAGTTCAACTCGGTGGCTGCCTGCGGAGAGGATGTCGCAAGGATCCTTGAGGTGGGGAGGATGCGGCATAGATCACAAAATAGAATCTTGAGAT TGATATTTTCACGTATGATGGGGGCCTTCACCGTGTTGTTTTCGTCCATATCTGAGTCACCAGTGAAGAATGTGGAACAATCAGCAATAAGTGCATCCAAAAGAAACCAGAATTCAAGTAAAAGAATCGATTTTTCCGGCGATATTGAACTTAATACCCTTTCCGCAACAATGGACAGGTTGTATGTGTGGGAGAAAAGACTTCATAAGGAAATTATG GAGGAAGAAAGATTGAGGATTACATATGATAAAGAATGGAAGCGCTTGAAAGAGTTGGATGCTAGTGGGGCAGAGCCGTATAAGATTGACACCACTCGGGCCTCAATTAGGACACTGCTCACCAGAATCAACATTGCCATTAGATCAGCCAAAGTTATTTCTAGGCAGATCCATATACTACGAGATGATGAGTTGCATCCACACCTTGTTAAGCTTATCCAAGG GCTTGTTAGAATGTGGAAATTCATTCTTGAGTGCCATCGGAAGCAATTCCATACCATACTTGAAACTAAATCTCATATTCTCATCCCTAAGAATGGACCTGAAAGAAGCACCTCCAAGGTTACATTGGAACTAGAAATGGAACTTTTGAACTGGTGTTCCTGTTTTAGGAATTGGATCCTATCCCAAAAAGCTTATATCGAAACCCTCAATGGCTGGCTAATCAAATGGCTTCCTCAGGAAAAGGAGGAAACTCTGGATGGCATCGTACCATTCTCTCCTGGTAAGCTTGGAGCTCCTGCCGTGTTCATCACAGCTAATGATTGGTGTCAAGCCATGAAAAGGATATCAGAAGGTACCGTCGTGGATACAATGGAGGCTTTTGCAGTTAATGTGCATATATTATGGGAGCGGCAGGACGAAGAGCAGAAGCAGAAACTAAAAGCTGACTATCTATCTAGAGATTTTGCAAAGAGGCTCAAATCTCTTCAAAAGGAACATGGCTTGCAAGGGTATTTTGAAGCTGATAAGACAGTGTTGCCCATTGCCGACAAAGGCAGGGCAGTCGATAACAGCATGGTTGCTTTGGGTACATTGCATAAGAGATTGGATGAACAAAGAGCTAGGCACGAGGAAACCGTGAAACAAATCCGAGAGGCAAGCGCAACTGATCTGAAAGCAGGTCTGGCTCCAATATTTGAAGCATTGGAATCGTTTACTCAGGAGACACTGAGAGGCTATGAAAATGTAAGGATTCCAACTGAAAGTGGTGGAGCTTGA